The Lycium ferocissimum isolate CSIRO_LF1 chromosome 8, AGI_CSIRO_Lferr_CH_V1, whole genome shotgun sequence DNA segment ATGCTCTTTTTATCGCACCATTGTCATGGAACCAACCGAATGCTTACTATGAAATTATCTTATAAGTAACTCATcaattttaaatcttttgtAGTTTTTTGTAATGATGAAAGACAAATAGTTTGCAATGATAAAATAGCTGTTCCACTTGATATGAAGTCGTGAGAGTTACTTGGACATCTTTTTCAACTGGTCATAATAATGCATATTGAGATGAAATCTCTCTTTCCATTGCCAGCTAGGATGAACTAACATATATTACCCTTTATCTAGATCTTTTGTTTTCACACGAAAAATGTTGATTATTATTTAAGGTTCACATAAAGTACTAAAACACATGAGATAGAGAGGATAAAGTTAATCACTTTCAGCAGATACTACCGTTAGTTGATGCGCACAAGCTAAGCTAGACACCACGAGTACTAAATAAAATCCATCATTGGTTGATGGACATGCAGTGCCCAAAATCTGATTCGAAACCTTCAATTATACATAAGCAAACACAGATATGAAGTCTAGGCAAGAAAAGCTGTTCAATCAAATGATCAATTAACAAAAGTAGCATATTACATTTCAAGTAAATTTAGTTTCATGGGTGTCAACTGGGACTTTGGATCAAAGCTTATGCAACTAACACTTCACAAGTCACACCAGCCTGAAGTACTCACaattacaattacaacatcatcGAAAGACAAAAGATAAAGAAGGGATAAAACAATTATCCAATTGTAGATTGGAGAATTGCTTAGCTGCTGCCATCGCCGAATAGATAACCCAAAGAAGATCCACCTCCAGGAGCAGCATGGATTTTGGTAGATGGCCGGTCCTACATCAAGGTAATAGCCTGAATCAAAACTAAGACACACTTATCTAGAAATCAACGACATGATATGATTATACAAGATAAGAAATTAACAAGATCCACCCCGTTGGCCCGTTAtaagaataccaaaatattactacatcataatcaataacaactGATACATATCGTTTCCAACTAGGAACTAAAGCACTTTTATCTGAATGTGATCCCAAATTGGCAAGCAAATGCCACAGATAAATCTCAAAATCCACAACAATATATTAGAAGTCGGTCAGGAAGTCAGCAGTCCCCAAACATGCAAGCTTACAAATTATTCTCACTTCACAGTAGTAGAGTATACATCTATAGAATGTGCTAGCAGCTTAACCGGCCTGAAACACATAGCCAGTGAGACCACCTATGGTTgcagcaacaaagatgtacacTAATTCATAGACTGATGGCGATGTACCACTTGAGCAAAATGCAATCAAGAAATTCATTTACAGGAAGGCTAATACAATTCCAACTATCCATGTTCAATAAAATCCATCACTTCGTCACTTAAAACGATGAAGCAATATGAAACAAGGGTAGAGAAGTGTGTGCTTCAAACAATGATGTGCAAAGTGATTCCAATAAGAAGCGACCGGTTCTTTATATCTCAACTTTGAGAAATTAGATTAATATCAGCATTATTCTATTTGGAGGTTGAAATTAGTTATTTTAATTGCAAAATGATCATTATACTACTAACTCGCATGTGTTGgtagttttttattttctgtAACCTGTATGCCTGGCTTCAAAGAAGTGTGCGCTTCTCTACACGCTTTTTCTTCAAGCCACatggaccttttttttttttttttttttttttttgcgttcaCTTTTAGAAAGGCTGCTGGAGATGAGGTTCTAGCCTGCATTTTTGGTgcatttggaaagaaagaaatctcAGATACTTCAAAGTAATCTCTACTCTCTACGTACCTTCTCCAAGCTAGATGTTAAAAGAATCTTTTTTGTTGGTGTGAACTTAAAAATGTGAATAGTCTTGATAATTTCATGGACTTGTTAGTTCCTTCAGTTACCTATAGTTACCACAggaatatataattatatacaGGAGTTCCCTTTTTGCTTAACTGGTGTAACCATTGACATCTTCTCGATGCATATTAATGGAAACTTGTCAAATTACTTGATTAAAACAATGTTGGAGATGAATGCTTGGCATCCGTTGATTAGCTTGAATTGCATAGGGTTTGGAGTGACATATCCTTAGTTCTTTATTGTATCAAATCCTTCTCAAATAAAATGCGAATTAGTAAGACGCAGTTGGTGGTGGATAACTAGCCCACATTATCATACCAGTGGCTATCAGTAACAAGGGAACCCAGTGAGCATTCAACTAGTTGCCAGAAATTAAAATATGGCCAATGAACCAATAAATAAAGCTGACAGTTCTTCTGTTAGTTTAAAACATTTGGGGAAAGGAAGGATCATGTTTTGGATTAAAGAAATAAGACTAGTGGATGCGAAAGAAAAGGAGCACATAGCTGAATACAGCACACATCTTAGAATTTGTATTATTATTAGccgcacaattttttttaacttctttaGATATCCTCATTAATGTCTCTTCAAGACTGGATAAATGATCTCATTAGAATCAATCATGCAAAGGGTTTAACTAGACTCTGCTGACGGAAGCCCGAAGAATCACAAGCAATAAGGTCCTTCCTGACAATTGACATACATTCCTCGCAACCTTGTAATGGTATGAAGAGTGAACTTTGAAGTTATCTTTGATTCTATCTAAGCTGAGTTGTGATCGTCAATTGTTTCATAATAACCAGACtttcatttgcaaaagatgAGAAGGCAAGCTATCTATATTACTCTTCaaacaatcaaaatattttctccagCAAAGCATGAAAATGAACTAGACAAGCATTTCAATACACATCATACTAATTGACATAAGGGCAATACCGTGATAAAGTTGCCTGTGTTTTGACTATCTCCCCTGTTTTTCAAAGCAGTGCTCTGAACACCAGCAGGAATCTGCTTAGTAGCATCAACTGTAGCAGAAACAGCTGGCTTTGACGCTGGCTCTTTACTTATCGGCTGCCCTTCACTTTGAACAGCTTGAACATTTGCCGTGGTTGGTTTTGGCGCCTCACCGCTCCCAAATAAGTATCCCAGTGAACTTTGCCCTCCTCCATAGCTGACTCCACGACCCATATCTCCAATTCTCTCTTGTTAAAGAGTTCCAGGAACAACCTGATTCAAGAAACTAGCAAGATCATAAAAGCAGGCCATATGCATTAAAGATAAAAGCAAGACTTTCAAATAAGTCAGTGAGGATGAAATGCACCAAGCTACAACAGAGAACAGCAATTTTGAGCATTACTGTGTCGCTACTACTAGTCTATTTCTAGTTCAGAAAAGAAACATCACAGAAGTTGATTAGAATCTTCTTGTAACCATACGAAGTCCACTATAATGCTGGTAGAAACCATGATGACCCAAGAATATAGACAGaactttcaaaattttgtaAGTCTGCATTCTCCTTTCACTTCAACTAGGGAAACTTGGAGAGTGATATTTACAATTCAACCATATATCAGAAGCAGAATGCAGCTATTTTACCAACACAAGGCATCCAGAGCATGTGGAGAGAATGAAAGGAAACACAAGAAACAGAGATATTCTTAGTCACAAACAGAAAAGTAATATTCACAAGCCACTTGCCAATCATCTTTCCCTCCTTTAAATTAACCAAAATTACCATTATCTTTTATAGTCTAGAATAAATAAAAGAGCTTTGCCTCTAAGACAATCTCAGACTTGTATATTCCACTATAATCCAAACCTACGGATGAAAGGGACCTTTCCACTCTCCCTTCTTTATCGTGTTCCTTTTTAGTGATTGAACTCTCTCTAGGTTCTgcattttctcttctctttcttctcctCTTACCTCCAATGCTAGAGGTGAGTGGAGAAACTTAGTCGATTCTCTTAGGCTCCACATTTTTCCTCTTAAACTATCACCAAATTTGTTACCGCCTGTCCATTAAAAAAGAATGAGGAGCCGACAAACTACTTGTCACTCCTCCAATCTTTGCCCCACTAATTCATGACCACCTTCTTTCAACATACATCATGCCTAAGTTCTCTTCCGTCGGCCCCCAAACAACTGAAGGAAATTCATCTCCCACTCAAACAGAGACTCCTTGAAGTCCTAATATCCCAGATCTCAATGGGCGGAGCTAGGAGCACGGTTCATCAAAATATTACACTAAATATACAAggtaaaaattacttttttatgtatttatagtagatattgaattctcttggcttcttcgtatgtttttctgtttatattttgaatctccTCAATGAAAATTCTGGCTAAGCCATTGCAGATCTCTTGTCAAAAACAATAGCATCCCATCACCCACACTCTCCCTTTCTGAATTAGTAATCTTTTACTTTAGATACTTCGAATCAAGCCTCGATCATCAAGAATTAGCACCCATTATTACTATTTTCACCAACAACTGATTCTCAATTGTTTAAGGACAACTAAATTGCTTCAAAAAATGAGACCCAAAATCTCACAACAATGACTACAAGCACACAGACGCGGATTCAACTTCATCACAAAAAACAAACTTTCGACAAAAAAGATCACCACAAAAAGTTTAGATTCCCCTAACTTTGAATCAAAATAACACACACAGAGATATACACAAAACAGAGACAGCCCAAATCTCAATATCTCATAACAATGACagaacaaataacaaaaaatgaaCTAAACCCAAATTCCacttcatcaaaaaataaaacattcaacaaaaaaatgacaactttgaatcaaaatcacacacacacaaatagaGACAaccccatatacatacattTACATAAATCTAAATTACTCTTAACAAAAAATAGAGATCTTTTACATTACAAACTTCAAATCAAGCCTCAATCATCAAGAATTAACACCCACTATTACCATTTTCATCTACAGTAAGTTCTCAAATGTTTAAAGACAACTAATTTGCTTCTTGAAGTGAAACCCAACATCTCATAACAATGACagaacaaccaaacaacaaattaacaagcacacaatcccaaatttcaacttcatcaccaaaaaaaaaaaaaaaaaaaaaaaaaaatcccataactttgaatcaagattacacacacacaaatagaGACAaccccatatacatacattTACATAAATCTAATTTAGTCTAAAAGGAAAATGGAGATCTGGGATTTAAAAGTTTATGGGTTACCTTTTGATTCTTTAAGATCAGATCAGTGTTTAGATGTCAAAGAAATGGGAAGTACACTATAGTGGAGTGAATATGATATTGCTCCAACTAttcctttcaaaaaaaaaaaaaaaatgatgggcTTTGTtagtgaaaatacataaaaatggtccccaatgtttttttttttttttggggtttccCACCTAGTATCCGTCTATTCGGTATCTGTATTGGAATCCGACTATATGCGGATTCGTGCCACATAAGCCCCTATTTGGGAAGAAGTGCTGGCTCAAACTCGAAACCTGATTAAGGGAGAAGCAGCCCCATCCGTTGCACTAGATTCTTTGATGGTTCTAATGTTTAAATTATGTTGGGGAGAAAGTATAGCCCGAGCAGTTTTGTcctttaaatttattaaaaatgagcatttttttatttttgttaaatattttaaataaattttgattGTCAGTTTTAACGAAAATAGTGAGAATTTTTTAATAGGAATTTAATTGgagttacattttttttttttttttttttttttttttttttgctgtttTGGTTATTTTGGTGGCTGTCACAatatttttgaggtgtaatttatatcatttttggtttttttctaTTGTAGTTTTTGTTTAgatgttaatattttcttaagagaTGTTTTGTTAATATTTAAGGGATCATGTAAATACCTCTATCAACAAACAATCAAGTCTCATGCTATCCATTATAGCAGGAAAAATTAACAGTTTTCTTAATAAAACATGTCAAATGAATAATGATAAATTAGGAAAATTAATaattcattcaatttcaataATTCATGTAGTCGGACATCACGAAGACTAAAGTTAaattttgttaatatttgaaggatcaaatatgtaaatatttCTATCAATAAAGAATCAAGTCTCATACTATCCTTTTTAGCAGGAAAAATTAtaagttttcttaaaaatccaTGTCAAATGAATAATGATAAATTAGGAAAATTAATAATTCATCCATTTATTATCTTACCTTATATTTCTTTTCAATTCAGATCTTGTATGTGTTTGTGCACTGTATTTATAGCCATAGCTGGGTACTCATTTTCTACACTGTAATATTCATATTCAAaacattttttcatatttttatttatcacaatcaaatggCTAAACTCTCATCAACTTTGTGCTTGTTCCTCCTCCTTATTTTTGTGGCAGGTACCTTTTTGTCCTCATCATTTCTTTTATTCTTGTAATTTTCTGAATCATGATATAAACTCACtacaaaaataaacaaattaatAAGTAAAAATTAGCTAGGAGATTTATTGCCAATCTATTATTAATTAGTTCatagctaatttttttttttttttggctcaaagTCCTTTCCTTTATTTGCCTTGATCCAAGGCCGATAATGATTTAATTGTGAATGTGATAATCTCTTGATATTATAACAATAGTAAGATAAGTATAAGATTAAACATCcaatggatatatatatattgtgtcatgcttattttaatattttgcattATACTTTTCTTATATATAGGTTCAATGGTGCTAGCAAGTAAGGATGCAAAATCAAATGGACAGTGCCTGACTAATTTGGGCACCTGCGGTAGCAAACTCTGTGACACACAATGTTGTGAACAAAATTGTTTTGATAACTTCAAGTCACAAAATCCAAATCCAGTTTGTGAGCTACTGCCTGGAAGTCAAACTCGTTTATGCAATTGTTACCATGATTGTTAATTAATCGGAGTTTAAGGTTAATATTCATGTTTTAGAAATATGAAATGTGATATACCACATTATATCATCTATGTTTAATTATTATTGATG contains these protein-coding regions:
- the LOC132067832 gene encoding protein SPIRAL1-like 1 isoform X1, which translates into the protein MGRGVSYGGGQSSLGYLFGSGEAPKPTTANVQAVQSEGQPISKEPASKPAVSATVDATKQIPAGVQSTALKNRGDSQNTGNFITDRPSTKIHAAPGGGSSLGYLFGDGSS
- the LOC132067832 gene encoding protein SPIRAL1-like 1 isoform X2, with translation MGRGVSYGGGQSSLGYLFGSGEAPKPTTANVQAVQSEGQPISKEPASKPAVSATVDATKQIPAGVQSTALKNRGDSQNTGNFITAITLM